In the genome of Massilibacillus massiliensis, one region contains:
- a CDS encoding nucleotidyltransferase produces MESIGIIAEYNPFHNGHRYHLEETKKITKNENIICIMSGNFTQRGDLAIINKWDRASMAVKAGVSLVIELPVVFTIRSAQYFATGAIRLLKALGLVTGLCFGAENANNQLLSQIAKSTTNPVVLKLFHENIDRGNSYAAAMGCAISSVYGIDSKLLNSPNNILAIEYIRAIHYYQANITPIPIYRIISNYHDTKITHSIASATSIRHELQLSNINNQVLQATLPEFSFNILKTTLSSNKELPHLNNLSAILLYKLRTMKAGEIRNIPGISEGLENRLLNNAKKAIDLETLLNLTKSKRYPLSRLQRILLHILLAISNEDISKFDETGPLYARILAFNDQGRTLIKQLKKTSSIPLITKTTDYLNTTKRDNNNLTDLESMLSIDTYATDIYALAHSPFCPGGLDFIRSPLYIK; encoded by the coding sequence ATGGAGTCAATTGGAATTATTGCTGAATATAATCCTTTTCATAACGGACACCGCTATCATTTAGAAGAAACAAAAAAAATCACAAAAAATGAAAATATCATTTGTATCATGAGCGGAAATTTTACCCAGCGGGGTGATTTGGCAATTATCAACAAGTGGGATCGGGCCTCTATGGCTGTGAAAGCTGGAGTTAGCTTAGTCATAGAACTTCCCGTTGTTTTCACGATTCGAAGCGCCCAATATTTCGCAACAGGTGCAATTCGTTTATTAAAAGCATTAGGACTAGTTACAGGCTTGTGTTTTGGTGCAGAAAACGCAAATAATCAACTTCTCAGTCAAATTGCCAAATCCACGACAAATCCCGTTGTATTAAAGCTATTTCACGAGAATATAGACAGAGGAAACAGCTATGCAGCGGCAATGGGGTGTGCAATTTCATCAGTTTATGGAATCGATTCTAAACTTTTAAATTCTCCTAATAATATTTTAGCAATTGAATATATAAGAGCCATCCATTATTACCAAGCAAATATAACTCCAATTCCAATTTATAGAATTATTTCAAATTATCACGATACAAAAATTACACATTCAATTGCAAGTGCAACTTCCATCCGACATGAATTACAATTATCAAATATAAATAATCAAGTGTTACAAGCTACACTTCCTGAATTTAGTTTTAATATCCTAAAAACAACCCTTTCTTCAAATAAAGAGCTCCCGCATCTTAATAACTTATCCGCTATTTTACTCTATAAGCTTAGAACTATGAAGGCTGGAGAAATAAGAAATATCCCTGGAATTTCTGAGGGTTTGGAAAATCGCTTGCTAAACAATGCGAAGAAAGCTATAGATTTAGAAACACTATTAAATCTAACAAAAAGCAAACGTTATCCATTGTCGAGATTACAAAGAATATTGCTTCATATTCTTTTAGCAATATCCAATGAAGATATCAGTAAGTTTGACGAAACGGGTCCATTATATGCGAGGATTTTAGCATTTAACGATCAGGGACGTACTCTTATAAAACAGCTAAAAAAGACTAGTTCTATTCCACTAATCACCAAAACAACCGATTATTTAAATACTACCAAACGCGACAATAATAACTTAACTGATTTAGAAAGTATGTTATCTATTGATACTTACGCTACAGATATTTACGCACTTGCTCATTCACCATTTTGTCCCGGAGGGTTAGATTTTATAAGGTCTCCACTCTATATAAAATAG
- a CDS encoding patatin-like phospholipase family protein, protein MRPKIGLALGSGGLRGIAHVGVLKVFEKEGLSIDYIAGCSIGSLIGALYCSGHSADTILKLAQNLGRRHWLDFLVTRMGLFSGEKIIETMSLLTKKNCFSQLDIPLAVVATDLNTGQEVVFTEGLVSTAVRASVSVPGVFVPYALEDMLLVDGAVLNPTPIDVAFDMGADIVIAVDLAYTNSQSKINNIFDVILQSIDIMERELRKYRHKQDNVILIKPDVAHISPSSFDHIDECFLIGERSTYGILEELHKMIENQEY, encoded by the coding sequence ATGAGACCTAAAATTGGTTTAGCACTTGGTTCTGGTGGGTTAAGAGGAATTGCACATGTAGGAGTATTAAAGGTTTTTGAAAAAGAAGGTTTATCAATAGATTATATTGCTGGTTGCAGTATTGGTAGTTTAATTGGAGCATTATATTGCAGTGGACATAGTGCTGATACAATTTTAAAATTAGCACAAAATTTAGGCCGACGACATTGGCTTGATTTTCTTGTAACAAGAATGGGGTTATTTTCAGGAGAAAAAATAATTGAAACGATGAGTTTGCTGACGAAGAAAAATTGTTTTTCACAGCTAGATATTCCCTTAGCTGTAGTTGCTACAGATTTAAATACAGGCCAAGAAGTTGTTTTTACAGAAGGTTTGGTCAGTACTGCTGTAAGGGCAAGTGTATCAGTTCCAGGTGTATTTGTTCCTTATGCATTGGAAGATATGTTGCTGGTTGATGGAGCTGTGTTGAATCCAACTCCAATTGATGTTGCTTTTGACATGGGAGCAGATATTGTCATTGCAGTTGATTTGGCGTATACAAATTCTCAATCTAAAATAAATAACATATTTGATGTTATTCTTCAATCAATAGATATTATGGAAAGAGAACTAAGAAAGTATAGACACAAACAAGATAATGTGATTTTAATCAAGCCAGATGTAGCGCATATATCTCCTAGTTCTTTTGACCATATAGATGAATGTTTTCTAATTGGGGAAAGAAGTACGTACGGTATTTTGGAGGAATTGCATAAAATGATCGAAAATCAAGAATATTAA
- the ylbJ gene encoding sporulation integral membrane protein YlbJ: MPILQKEKSNHSKILTYFIAFCTLLLTAAMIQYPKETFDSAIIGLNLWWNVVFPSLLPFFILSEILMGIGVVHALGILLEPLMRPIFNVPGIGAFALSMGLASGYPMDAVITCKFRKNKLCSTVEAERLLAFTNTADPLFMFGAVAVGMFAMPELGSTIAISHYLASFLVGLIYRFYGRNRDQYHPRKENVDTKNIFIRAFHELYVSRKKDNRTFSALLGDSIKSSMNTILLIGGFIILFSVFLKILSTIGVTNYLDALFSLLLGCIGFSTNLAQSLSIGLFEIDLGALSASQAIAPLSEKVAIAGAIIAWSGLSVHGQVASIVIEAGINMTPYMVARLLHAILSAILTLLFLGPWQSVMNLFTFPVMTNSYYPTSIFFWVDKLTQTLNQLVLILFILLSISLVIHIFKKIFLYTKR, translated from the coding sequence TTGCCTATATTACAAAAAGAAAAATCAAACCATTCTAAAATACTTACTTATTTCATTGCATTCTGTACTTTACTTCTTACAGCAGCAATGATCCAATATCCCAAAGAAACTTTTGATTCTGCGATCATCGGTTTGAATTTATGGTGGAATGTCGTTTTTCCATCATTGTTGCCTTTTTTTATATTATCAGAAATACTTATGGGAATTGGGGTTGTTCATGCATTAGGCATCCTATTAGAACCACTCATGCGTCCCATATTCAATGTGCCTGGAATTGGCGCCTTTGCACTTTCTATGGGATTAGCTTCTGGCTATCCAATGGACGCTGTAATCACTTGTAAATTTAGAAAAAACAAACTCTGCAGTACGGTTGAAGCTGAAAGACTATTGGCCTTCACGAATACCGCAGACCCCTTATTTATGTTCGGCGCTGTCGCCGTTGGTATGTTCGCAATGCCCGAACTGGGGTCAACAATCGCTATTTCTCATTACTTAGCAAGTTTTTTAGTCGGATTAATTTATCGGTTTTACGGAAGAAACCGTGATCAATATCATCCACGTAAAGAAAATGTAGACACAAAAAACATTTTTATTCGTGCATTTCATGAATTGTATGTTTCACGAAAAAAAGACAATCGCACATTCAGCGCATTATTAGGCGATTCTATAAAATCATCTATGAACACAATTTTATTAATTGGTGGATTTATTATATTATTCTCTGTCTTTTTAAAAATTTTATCAACCATCGGTGTTACAAATTACCTTGATGCACTTTTTTCACTATTGCTTGGTTGCATTGGATTTAGTACAAATCTTGCTCAATCATTAAGCATCGGCTTATTTGAAATAGATTTAGGTGCCTTATCCGCTAGTCAAGCCATTGCTCCGTTAAGTGAAAAAGTGGCGATTGCTGGAGCAATTATTGCTTGGAGTGGCCTTTCTGTACACGGGCAAGTTGCCAGTATCGTAATTGAAGCTGGAATTAATATGACACCATACATGGTAGCTAGGCTATTACATGCAATCTTATCTGCCATATTGACGCTATTATTTTTAGGTCCGTGGCAAAGTGTTATGAATTTATTTACATTCCCGGTTATGACAAATTCATATTATCCAACTTCTATCTTCTTTTGGGTCGACAAGCTAACACAAACATTGAATCAATTAGTTTTAATTTTATTTATTCTGTTAAGTATTTCTTTAGTTATACACATATTTAAAAAAATCTTTTTATATACAAAAAGATAA
- a CDS encoding SPFH domain-containing protein, whose product MAIDEILDEIERLLLEAGRVPFTNKRVIEEDDMVRLIDELRDELPREIQEANNLVRDREQIINGAKREANDIVERAKTYATKLTDEHEVVKLAQVQAQEIVEKSMQHSKELKEDSLKYADEVFKHLVSNVGGALEVIQQAHKNLNQK is encoded by the coding sequence ATGGCTATTGATGAAATTTTAGATGAAATTGAACGTTTATTGCTTGAAGCTGGCCGAGTCCCTTTTACAAATAAACGAGTAATTGAAGAAGATGATATGGTTCGTTTAATTGATGAATTACGAGATGAATTACCGAGAGAAATTCAAGAAGCCAATAATTTAGTTAGAGATAGAGAACAAATTATCAATGGTGCGAAACGTGAAGCCAATGATATTGTAGAGAGAGCAAAAACTTATGCAACGAAATTAACAGACGAACATGAGGTTGTTAAACTAGCACAAGTTCAGGCACAAGAAATTGTGGAAAAATCGATGCAGCATTCTAAAGAGTTGAAAGAAGATTCTTTAAAGTATGCGGATGAAGTGTTTAAGCACTTGGTTTCGAATGTTGGTGGAGCTTTGGAAGTTATTCAGCAGGCACATAAAAATTTGAATCAAAAATAA
- the coaD gene encoding pantetheine-phosphate adenylyltransferase has translation MRIAVCPGSFDPVTNGHIDIFERASYMFDEVIVGVFHNPNKKPMFTVEERVDLLKESTKHIKNIRVDSFSGLLSEYAKKHNTSIIIRGLRAIGDFEYEFQRALLIKKIDPEMETIFMMTSNEYSFLSSSGIKELAKFNGNIKGLVPECVEIKIKQCINKKM, from the coding sequence GTGCGTATTGCAGTATGCCCTGGGAGTTTTGATCCGGTAACGAATGGACACATAGATATCTTCGAACGAGCAAGTTATATGTTTGATGAAGTCATTGTTGGCGTTTTTCATAATCCCAATAAGAAGCCTATGTTTACAGTAGAAGAGCGAGTTGACTTACTGAAGGAATCTACAAAACATATTAAGAATATAAGGGTAGATTCATTTTCTGGCTTGTTAAGTGAATATGCAAAAAAGCACAATACAAGTATCATTATTAGAGGGCTTCGTGCCATTGGTGATTTTGAATATGAATTTCAAAGAGCTTTATTAATTAAAAAAATTGATCCAGAGATGGAAACAATATTTATGATGACCAGTAATGAGTATTCCTTTTTAAGTTCAAGCGGAATCAAAGAATTAGCAAAGTTTAATGGAAATATTAAAGGACTTGTTCCCGAATGTGTAGAAATAAAAATAAAACAATGTATAAATAAGAAAATGTAA
- the rsmD gene encoding 16S rRNA (guanine(966)-N(2))-methyltransferase RsmD: MRIITGVAKGCKLKAPKGLLTRPTADRVKESVFNILGGRVYHANVLDLFAGTGNLGLEALSRGAEKATFIDHNINSFNVIKENAIHTKLFEMTEVFKIDVFSALHKFHTAGKTFDLIFCDPPYNKGFVGKILETLDQLSIIKNDGLVVIEHSKEDEIKAEYSNLNLIRSQKYGLTIVSFFAYEKMNIE; encoded by the coding sequence ATGAGGATAATAACGGGCGTTGCAAAAGGATGTAAGTTAAAGGCACCAAAAGGTTTGTTGACAAGACCTACTGCTGATCGAGTCAAAGAATCCGTATTTAATATTTTGGGTGGTCGTGTTTATCATGCAAATGTATTAGATTTGTTTGCTGGAACAGGTAATCTTGGTTTAGAAGCTTTAAGCAGGGGTGCTGAAAAGGCTACTTTTATTGATCATAATATCAATAGTTTTAATGTTATTAAAGAGAATGCAATTCATACAAAATTATTTGAAATGACAGAGGTCTTTAAAATTGATGTTTTTTCGGCATTACATAAATTTCACACCGCTGGAAAAACTTTTGATTTGATTTTTTGTGATCCTCCTTATAATAAGGGATTTGTCGGAAAAATTTTGGAGACTTTAGACCAGTTGTCTATCATTAAAAATGATGGACTCGTAGTTATTGAACATTCTAAAGAAGATGAAATAAAAGCTGAATACTCAAATTTGAATTTAATTCGCAGTCAAAAGTATGGATTAACCATTGTAAGCTTTTTCGCATATGAGAAAATGAATATAGAGTAG
- a CDS encoding DUF4127 family protein, with the protein MNYFHVVITTLLLITFTFFSALPQKATRLETKQTYTYTILLLPLDSRPACTKFIYDLGKIANIKIIMPPKEFLDNYKETAQTTLLRDWLSENIKNVDASIISIDMLIHGSLLASRHPTGTPDDANVTLQLLESIHDNHPKIPMYVFSILPRLWPADNNENQKYQKHLLEYSKLKDQVYTFENPIDLEKLKELENIIPSQVLQKYENLYQKNDQLNRNLIRLTQKGVFKQLIIGQDDSQMFGIPNITKRQLAHYLLQQQISSDKVEITRGADEIALTLLGNITNQIYHYKPKINVQYSDDEAASMIMPYMPNSVSTTVKEKIDSINGHIVSEPEDADFILFVHIGTEKNKFNRFAINKKIKLLLEKNYKVALVDLSENFSYAETIFPNLVNNAAPINHLISYAGWNTSSNSIGTALTQATIFTARLQTATEPNDILSLYKNNLTFLISRYLEDYYYLKDIIDTINDNLKTSNINPYDLDEHYSAANKLLNVEMHKKVNLIQHTQAFNSPLPIAIHNKFIEIKPSNLEITTYFPWSRTFEIYLDTQMGIEKLENN; encoded by the coding sequence ATGAACTATTTTCATGTAGTAATAACGACTTTATTATTAATAACATTCACCTTCTTCAGCGCTCTTCCACAAAAAGCAACGCGATTAGAAACAAAACAAACCTATACTTATACAATCCTTTTATTACCATTAGACAGTAGACCCGCATGTACTAAATTCATCTATGATTTAGGCAAAATTGCAAATATAAAAATTATAATGCCCCCCAAAGAGTTTTTAGACAACTACAAAGAAACTGCACAAACAACTTTATTAAGAGATTGGTTATCTGAAAATATAAAAAATGTTGATGCAAGTATCATTTCTATCGACATGCTAATTCATGGCAGCCTCTTAGCTTCCAGACATCCAACTGGTACGCCCGATGACGCAAACGTTACTTTACAATTATTAGAATCGATTCATGATAATCACCCTAAAATCCCGATGTATGTTTTCAGTATTTTACCTCGTTTATGGCCAGCAGATAATAATGAGAATCAAAAATATCAAAAACACCTTCTGGAATATTCAAAGCTAAAAGATCAAGTATATACATTTGAAAATCCTATAGATTTAGAAAAATTAAAGGAATTAGAAAATATAATTCCTTCCCAAGTATTGCAAAAATATGAAAATTTGTATCAAAAAAATGATCAATTAAATAGAAATTTAATTCGCTTAACACAAAAAGGCGTATTTAAACAGTTGATTATAGGGCAAGACGATAGTCAAATGTTTGGTATCCCAAACATTACAAAGCGGCAACTAGCCCACTATTTATTACAACAACAAATTTCTTCGGATAAAGTAGAAATCACCAGAGGAGCAGACGAAATCGCACTTACTTTATTAGGCAATATAACTAATCAGATCTATCATTACAAACCTAAAATTAACGTTCAATATTCTGATGATGAAGCCGCCAGCATGATTATGCCATATATGCCAAATTCCGTATCAACTACAGTAAAAGAAAAAATTGATTCCATTAACGGTCACATCGTAAGTGAACCTGAAGATGCTGATTTCATTTTATTTGTGCACATCGGAACAGAGAAAAACAAATTTAATCGTTTTGCGATAAATAAAAAAATAAAATTACTATTAGAAAAGAATTACAAAGTGGCACTTGTGGATTTAAGTGAAAACTTCTCATACGCTGAAACAATCTTCCCTAATTTAGTCAATAACGCAGCTCCAATCAATCATTTAATTTCTTATGCAGGTTGGAATACATCAAGCAATTCTATTGGCACCGCTCTCACACAGGCAACAATTTTTACGGCTAGATTACAGACTGCTACTGAACCTAATGACATTCTTTCTTTATATAAAAATAATTTAACCTTTTTAATTTCTCGTTATCTTGAAGATTATTATTATTTAAAAGATATCATTGATACCATCAATGATAATTTAAAAACCTCAAATATAAATCCTTATGATTTAGACGAACATTATAGTGCTGCAAATAAGTTATTAAATGTCGAAATGCACAAAAAAGTAAATTTAATTCAACATACTCAAGCTTTTAATTCTCCACTGCCTATAGCAATACACAATAAATTTATAGAAATTAAACCATCTAATTTAGAAATAACAACTTACTTTCCCTGGTCTAGAACATTTGAAATTTATCTAGATACCCAAATGGGAATAGAAAAACTTGAAAACAATTAA
- a CDS encoding cob(I)yrinic acid a,c-diamide adenosyltransferase, which yields MSVYTKTGDNGSTGLYTGERVEKDSLRVDAYGTVDEINSALGLARAFCEKTFIQEVIYKLQEMNMSLMAELASTSEGQYITVDHISYLESMIDQIDSKLPPLNKFLISGNSKGGAALDLARTVVRRAERKVWTLARNEKISQDVLIVLNRLSDLCFVLMRLEENSSSQ from the coding sequence ATGAGTGTTTATACTAAAACTGGTGATAATGGAAGTACTGGGTTATATACAGGCGAACGCGTGGAAAAAGATTCTTTACGTGTAGATGCATATGGCACTGTTGATGAAATTAACTCTGCTCTAGGTTTAGCTCGAGCATTTTGTGAAAAAACGTTTATTCAAGAAGTGATTTATAAATTACAAGAGATGAATATGTCGCTCATGGCGGAATTAGCAAGTACTTCGGAAGGTCAGTATATTACAGTAGATCATATTTCTTATTTGGAGTCGATGATTGATCAAATAGATTCTAAATTACCTCCGTTAAATAAATTTTTGATTTCGGGAAATAGTAAGGGCGGAGCCGCGTTAGACTTAGCAAGAACTGTGGTTCGTAGGGCTGAACGTAAAGTCTGGACTTTGGCTAGAAATGAAAAAATTTCGCAAGACGTTCTTATTGTATTAAATCGTTTATCTGATTTATGTTTTGTATTAATGCGCCTAGAGGAAAATAGTAGTAGCCAATGA
- the ndk gene encoding nucleoside-diphosphate kinase: MESTLVLIKPDAFSKHYTGEIIKRYEASELTITALKLLKMTPELAAKHYAEHVEKPFYPSLVEFMTSGPIVAMVLSGENAIGKVRKLNGATNPEKAEPGTIRADFAESMSCNAVHASDSKESAEREIHIFFNEAEIFA; this comes from the coding sequence ATGGAAAGTACTTTAGTTCTAATCAAACCAGATGCATTTAGCAAACATTATACTGGTGAAATCATTAAACGTTATGAGGCGAGTGAGTTAACAATAACAGCTCTAAAATTATTGAAGATGACACCTGAATTGGCTGCAAAACATTATGCTGAACATGTTGAAAAACCATTTTATCCATCTTTAGTAGAGTTTATGACATCAGGTCCAATTGTTGCTATGGTCTTAAGTGGCGAGAATGCAATCGGTAAAGTTAGAAAACTAAATGGTGCTACAAATCCTGAGAAAGCAGAACCAGGAACAATTCGTGCCGATTTTGCGGAAAGTATGAGCTGTAATGCTGTACATGCTTCTGATAGTAAAGAGAGTGCAGAACGTGAAATTCATATTTTTTTTAATGAAGCAGAAATATTTGCTTAA
- a CDS encoding gamma carbonic anhydrase family protein: MDEKSIVPYKSLKPSIDSSVYVADGVVIIGDVKIEHGSSIWFNSVLRGDIDRIHIGKYTNIQDNSTVHVMGDHPAIIGDYVTVGHNAVVHGCTVGNNCLIGMGAILLGYCKIGDNCIVAAGTLVTERKEIPPNSMVMGAPGKVVRTLTDEEVRAIKESAINYNLVAQEYILR, encoded by the coding sequence ATGGACGAAAAAAGTATCGTACCGTATAAATCATTAAAACCTTCGATAGATAGTAGTGTATATGTGGCAGATGGTGTAGTCATCATTGGCGATGTAAAAATTGAGCATGGTTCAAGTATTTGGTTTAATTCTGTATTAAGAGGAGATATTGACCGTATACATATTGGAAAATACACAAATATTCAAGATAATTCTACCGTTCATGTCATGGGAGATCATCCTGCTATTATAGGGGATTATGTCACTGTTGGACATAATGCAGTTGTTCATGGATGTACAGTAGGCAATAATTGCTTAATCGGTATGGGAGCTATCTTATTAGGGTATTGTAAGATTGGTGACAATTGTATTGTTGCCGCAGGAACACTCGTGACAGAAAGAAAAGAGATACCCCCAAATTCTATGGTAATGGGGGCGCCTGGCAAAGTTGTTCGTACACTTACGGATGAAGAAGTCAGAGCAATTAAAGAGTCTGCAATCAACTATAATTTAGTTGCGCAAGAATATATTTTAAGGTAG
- a CDS encoding type II toxin-antitoxin system RatA family toxin: MPCVEAALLMKGNCEKVYAFIKDMEQYPRFMENLISVKVLERTPDTTITEWKSKVDGLEINWKELDCFDRDNFHIAYQQLEGDLKRFDGEWSLFQENEYVNVKLIVNFDFGIPMLAAMMNPILKRKIYHNSMEMLSGIKKELDKKVD; this comes from the coding sequence ATGCCTTGTGTTGAAGCAGCTTTATTAATGAAAGGAAATTGTGAAAAAGTTTATGCGTTTATAAAAGATATGGAACAATATCCGCGTTTTATGGAAAATTTAATTAGTGTAAAGGTATTAGAACGAACTCCAGATACAACAATAACGGAATGGAAAAGTAAGGTGGACGGTCTAGAAATAAATTGGAAGGAATTAGATTGTTTTGATCGAGATAATTTTCATATTGCATATCAACAATTAGAGGGAGATTTAAAAAGATTTGATGGGGAATGGTCATTATTTCAAGAAAATGAGTATGTTAATGTCAAGTTGATCGTAAATTTTGATTTTGGCATACCAATGCTTGCGGCAATGATGAATCCTATTTTAAAGAGGAAAATTTATCATAATTCTATGGAAATGTTATCAGGAATTAAAAAAGAATTGGATAAGAAGGTTGATTAG
- a CDS encoding aspartate aminotransferase family protein has product MSKDELTQLTLKRYEENVNPAIAKLFKIMGLATIECYSKGIYVFDTKGNRYIDCLGGYGVFSLGHRNEAIIEAVKRQLDYIPLSSKIFLNDKLAELSSLLAEILPKGLKYSFFVNSGTEAVEGALKLARLHTEKTKIISMRNAFHGKTFGSLTATGRDLFRDPFKPLLPDFVHVDFGDIAAAEREIDHNTAAIIIEPIQGEGGIIVPPQEYIPALRNLCDEKNILLICDEIQTGLGRTGQMFAVDAHQVIPDIMIVAKALGGGVMPIGAFCAKEEIWSKYIESPFLHTSTFGGNQLACVAAIETIKILKKEYFTYEVAEKGAYFMRKLNTLKEEYPKVIQEVRGRGLMIGIEMTEEGLGGFIMAECIKQHIMVAYTLNNPKVIRFEPPFIISYEIIDDISEILHDIVKQASQLTDEF; this is encoded by the coding sequence ATGAGTAAGGACGAATTAACTCAATTAACATTAAAAAGATATGAAGAGAATGTAAATCCAGCCATTGCAAAATTGTTTAAAATAATGGGACTAGCAACAATTGAATGTTACTCAAAAGGAATATATGTGTTTGATACAAAGGGGAATAGATATATTGATTGTTTGGGGGGGTATGGTGTATTTAGTTTAGGTCATCGAAATGAAGCTATTATTGAAGCGGTGAAAAGGCAGTTAGATTATATACCATTATCAAGTAAAATATTTTTGAATGATAAGTTGGCAGAACTTTCATCATTACTAGCAGAGATTTTACCTAAAGGATTGAAATATAGTTTTTTTGTAAATAGCGGAACGGAAGCTGTGGAAGGTGCACTCAAATTAGCTAGATTGCATACCGAGAAAACCAAAATCATATCTATGCGTAATGCATTTCATGGCAAAACTTTTGGTTCACTTACTGCTACGGGGCGTGATTTATTTCGTGATCCATTTAAACCATTACTTCCAGATTTCGTCCATGTAGATTTCGGCGATATTGCAGCTGCAGAACGGGAAATTGATCATAATACGGCTGCAATTATCATAGAACCTATACAAGGTGAAGGTGGGATTATAGTGCCACCGCAAGAATATATTCCTGCATTAAGAAATTTATGTGATGAAAAAAATATTTTATTGATTTGTGATGAGATCCAAACTGGATTGGGGCGGACCGGACAAATGTTTGCGGTAGATGCTCATCAAGTTATTCCCGATATAATGATCGTTGCAAAAGCATTGGGTGGCGGTGTTATGCCAATCGGGGCTTTTTGTGCAAAAGAAGAAATATGGAGTAAATATATTGAAAGTCCATTTTTACATACATCGACTTTTGGTGGCAATCAGTTGGCTTGTGTTGCTGCAATAGAAACCATTAAAATATTAAAGAAAGAATATTTTACATATGAAGTTGCTGAAAAAGGTGCGTACTTCATGCGCAAGTTAAATACGTTAAAAGAAGAATATCCAAAAGTTATCCAAGAGGTTAGAGGGCGAGGCTTAATGATTGGGATTGAGATGACTGAAGAAGGTCTTGGTGGGTTTATCATGGCAGAGTGCATTAAACAACATATTATGGTGGCATATACTTTAAATAATCCTAAAGTTATTCGGTTTGAGCCGCCGTTTATCATCTCTTATGAAATAATTGATGATATATCTGAAATATTACATGATATTGTAAAACAAGCGAGTCAATTAACGGATGAATTTTAG
- a CDS encoding YlmC/YmxH family sporulation protein, which produces MRISELYGKEIINMNDGVKLNIVDECELLFDEKSGKISSILLPAKHSLFPFLSESKAHMIPWRAIKKIGNEIIIIDMNAHENNRYLFNTKKTNL; this is translated from the coding sequence GTGCGAATAAGTGAATTGTACGGAAAAGAAATTATCAATATGAATGATGGGGTAAAATTAAATATTGTAGATGAATGTGAGCTTCTTTTTGATGAGAAAAGCGGTAAAATTAGTTCTATTTTATTGCCGGCAAAGCATTCGTTATTTCCATTTTTATCAGAGAGTAAAGCACATATGATTCCTTGGCGAGCAATAAAAAAAATCGGAAATGAAATCATCATTATCGATATGAATGCGCATGAGAATAATCGATATTTATTTAATACAAAGAAAACAAATCTGTGA